The following are from one region of the Sandaracinus amylolyticus genome:
- a CDS encoding glycoside hydrolase family 2 TIM barrel-domain containing protein: MLVLVLAACDGTLADDRDAATPRNDASSRADAAVEDDDDAAIPIDDEDASTPGSDSGTPGARTVRVDGRRLLVDGAPYEIRGVCWNPVARGRTQPADFAGFVDTDAPLMRTAGINTIRTYDAITDTRVLDVLDAHGIAVFQTVYAWGGDAESAALDRVRATMGHRAVLGWIVGNEWNYNGLYTGLPFDQTRDRLERIAGMIQALDPSRPVITIYGEVPSAETIAAMPSIDMWGLNVYRGATFGDLFTRWAALSGAPMFVSEYGADAWDARDGGRENLAAQAEATRLLTEEILASSTARRGDGIVLGGTIFEWSDEWWKDQSGSPDVHDIGGIAPGGGPHPDRTFNEEWWGVVDIDRHTRPAYDALRALYAP, encoded by the coding sequence ATGCTGGTGCTCGTGCTCGCGGCGTGCGACGGAACGCTCGCCGACGATCGCGACGCAGCAACGCCCCGGAACGACGCGTCGTCGCGCGCCGACGCAGCGGTCGAGGACGACGACGATGCCGCGATCCCGATCGACGACGAGGACGCGAGCACGCCTGGGTCGGACTCGGGCACGCCCGGCGCGCGCACCGTGCGGGTCGACGGTCGCCGACTGCTCGTCGACGGCGCGCCCTACGAGATCCGCGGCGTGTGCTGGAACCCGGTCGCGCGCGGCCGCACCCAGCCCGCCGACTTCGCGGGCTTCGTCGACACCGACGCGCCGCTGATGCGCACCGCGGGCATCAACACGATCCGCACCTACGACGCGATCACCGACACGCGCGTGCTCGACGTGCTCGACGCCCACGGCATCGCGGTGTTCCAGACGGTCTACGCATGGGGCGGCGATGCCGAGAGCGCGGCCCTCGATCGGGTGCGCGCGACGATGGGCCATCGCGCGGTGCTCGGCTGGATCGTCGGCAACGAGTGGAACTACAACGGGCTCTACACCGGGCTGCCCTTCGATCAGACCCGCGATCGGCTCGAGCGCATCGCCGGGATGATCCAGGCGCTCGATCCGTCGCGCCCGGTGATCACGATCTACGGCGAGGTCCCGAGCGCCGAGACGATCGCCGCGATGCCCTCGATCGACATGTGGGGCCTCAACGTCTATCGCGGCGCGACGTTCGGCGATCTCTTCACGCGCTGGGCCGCGCTGAGCGGTGCGCCGATGTTCGTCTCGGAGTACGGCGCGGACGCGTGGGACGCGCGCGACGGAGGCCGCGAGAACCTCGCCGCGCAGGCCGAGGCGACGCGCCTGCTCACCGAGGAGATCCTCGCGTCGTCGACCGCGCGGCGGGGCGACGGCATCGTGCTCGGCGGCACGATCTTCGAGTGGTCCGACGAGTGGTGGAAGGACCAGTCGGGCAGCCCCGACGTGCACGACATCGGCGGCATCGCGCCGGGCGGTGGGCCGCACCCCGATCGCACGTTCAACGAGGAGTGGTGGGGCGTGGTCGACATCGATCGACACACGCGCCCGGCCTACGACGCGCTGCGCGCGCTCTACGCGCCCTGA
- a CDS encoding DUF692 domain-containing protein produces MSNIGSPAQGPAVRVGRTLPCGPSASEHSSWTETRLPIGVGLGWRPETAWACEQRATLAFSEVIAESVPVRGPLPRALERLLERGVPVVPHGVSLALGSADPPDRARLDRLAQVRARLGSTLVSEHVAFVRGAGLETEHLLPVPPTRAALAIVAENVQRAQDVLRVPLALENIASLFTWPEREMEVASFLAELCARTGALLLLDASNLHADVENHGARVSAFLDALPLDRIVYVHVAGGERRHGFYQDTHAHPVGEGPLGTLAAVLARTGPLPLLLERDDGFGRRDELDAELDAIAAILASCPAREVVSRTSSSPATRASETDRSALRDRQDAIVRALLADGDAPHDVHLERARHVLRAKRAWVDARRKRRAGSRGIWARLRAMLGALDGRSALG; encoded by the coding sequence GTGTCCAACATCGGGTCGCCGGCGCAGGGCCCTGCCGTCCGCGTGGGCCGCACGCTCCCGTGCGGGCCCTCCGCCAGCGAGCACTCCAGCTGGACTGAGACCCGCCTGCCGATCGGCGTCGGGCTCGGATGGCGACCCGAGACCGCGTGGGCGTGCGAGCAGCGCGCGACGCTCGCGTTCTCCGAGGTGATCGCGGAGAGCGTGCCGGTGCGGGGCCCGCTGCCGCGCGCGCTCGAGCGCCTCCTCGAGCGCGGCGTGCCGGTCGTGCCGCACGGCGTCTCGCTCGCGCTCGGCAGCGCCGATCCGCCCGATCGCGCGCGCCTCGATCGCCTGGCGCAGGTGCGGGCGCGGCTCGGGAGCACGCTGGTGAGCGAGCACGTCGCGTTCGTGCGCGGCGCGGGGCTGGAGACCGAGCACCTGCTGCCGGTGCCGCCGACGCGCGCCGCGCTGGCGATCGTCGCCGAGAACGTGCAGCGCGCGCAGGACGTGCTGCGGGTGCCGCTCGCGCTCGAGAACATCGCGAGCCTCTTCACCTGGCCGGAGCGCGAGATGGAGGTCGCGTCGTTCCTCGCCGAGCTCTGCGCGCGCACCGGCGCGCTGCTCCTGCTCGACGCGTCGAACCTGCACGCCGACGTCGAGAACCACGGCGCGCGGGTGAGCGCCTTCCTCGATGCGCTGCCGCTCGATCGAATCGTGTACGTGCACGTCGCGGGCGGCGAGCGAAGGCACGGCTTCTATCAGGACACCCATGCGCATCCGGTCGGCGAGGGCCCGCTCGGGACGCTCGCCGCGGTCCTCGCGCGCACCGGTCCGCTGCCGCTGCTGCTCGAGCGCGACGACGGCTTCGGCAGGCGCGACGAGCTCGACGCGGAGCTCGACGCGATCGCGGCGATCCTCGCGTCGTGCCCGGCGCGCGAGGTCGTCTCGCGCACGTCGAGCTCGCCGGCGACGCGTGCGAGCGAGACGGATCGGTCGGCGCTGCGCGATCGTCAGGACGCGATCGTGCGCGCGCTCCTCGCGGACGGCGATGCGCCGCACGACGTGCACCTCGAGCGGGCGCGCCACGTGCTGCGTGCGAAGCGCGCGTGGGTCGACGCGCGACGGAAGCGCCGCGCAGGATCGCGCGGGATCTGGGCGCGATTGCGCGCGATGCTCGGCGCGCTGGACGGACGATCAGCGCTCGGTTAA
- a CDS encoding zinc dependent phospholipase C family protein: MDPLRWLAVAGIALAMITTTPRAASAHGLHGHVHVTGWAISNLPPGELRDVFEDPDVREAALAGAMFPDTGYALGSDAARAYGEHAHWEPFIEDFVQRVRTTYGPTYDTKEERMLVAFLMGCASHGLQDELFDSTFLYEAEQRDGHGQDATDPGTDGFLVQDGYFWMTPSEYLPIADLLPLYASLPQSAEIDEDLIQSQVRRVRGAYVNDTIGPTIAESNGERYRPEIPWTAEHYMDPAVAGSLYAEITPTARYMLALWERLHDRFEESELVIHAWPDAPRRLREADHASVASWVTLVLGKGVQQDGASATLVDSLGAPHGFELRYTRWGGVSRLVRFVASADYAPGETYVATLASGAMLVDGSSTTIAHEHTFQVSCATEDDTRCPPLGEIDDPVIPPAPEEPDAGPPPVVDAGVTPMPPASSSSCAVSPSTTRARAEWLALVVIALVAARVSRRSR, encoded by the coding sequence ATGGACCCGCTTCGATGGCTTGCTGTCGCCGGCATCGCGCTGGCGATGATCACCACGACACCTCGCGCCGCCTCGGCGCACGGGCTCCACGGTCACGTGCACGTGACCGGATGGGCGATCTCGAACCTTCCACCGGGCGAGCTGCGCGACGTCTTCGAGGATCCCGACGTGCGCGAGGCCGCGCTCGCGGGCGCGATGTTCCCCGACACCGGCTACGCGCTCGGCAGCGACGCGGCGCGCGCCTATGGCGAGCACGCGCACTGGGAGCCGTTCATCGAGGACTTCGTGCAGCGCGTGCGCACGACGTACGGCCCGACCTACGACACGAAGGAAGAGCGGATGCTCGTCGCGTTCCTCATGGGATGCGCGTCGCACGGCCTCCAGGACGAGCTCTTCGACTCGACGTTCCTCTACGAAGCGGAGCAGCGCGACGGGCACGGACAGGACGCGACCGATCCCGGCACCGACGGCTTCCTGGTGCAGGACGGCTACTTCTGGATGACGCCCAGCGAGTACCTGCCGATCGCCGATCTGCTCCCGCTCTACGCGTCGCTGCCGCAGAGCGCGGAGATCGACGAGGACCTGATCCAGTCGCAGGTGCGCCGGGTCCGCGGCGCGTACGTGAACGACACGATCGGGCCGACGATCGCGGAGAGCAACGGCGAGCGTTATCGCCCGGAGATCCCGTGGACCGCGGAGCACTACATGGACCCCGCGGTCGCCGGCAGCCTCTACGCGGAGATCACGCCGACCGCGCGCTACATGCTCGCGCTGTGGGAGCGCCTCCACGATCGCTTCGAGGAGAGCGAGCTCGTGATCCACGCATGGCCCGACGCGCCGCGCCGGCTGCGCGAGGCGGATCACGCGAGCGTCGCGAGCTGGGTCACGCTGGTGCTCGGCAAGGGCGTGCAGCAGGACGGCGCGAGCGCGACGCTGGTCGACTCGCTCGGCGCGCCGCACGGGTTCGAGCTGCGCTACACGCGGTGGGGCGGCGTCTCGCGCCTCGTGCGCTTCGTGGCGAGCGCGGACTACGCGCCGGGCGAGACCTACGTCGCGACGCTCGCGAGCGGCGCGATGCTGGTCGACGGATCGAGCACGACGATCGCGCACGAGCACACGTTCCAGGTCTCGTGCGCGACCGAGGACGACACCCGCTGTCCGCCGCTCGGCGAGATCGACGATCCCGTGATCCCGCCCGCGCCCGAAGAGCCCGACGCGGGCCCGCCCCCGGTGGTCGACGCGGGCGTCACCCCGATGCCGCCCGCGTCGAGCAGCTCGTGCGCGGTGTCGCCGAGCACGACGCGAGCGCGCGCCGAGTGGCTCGCGCTCGTGGTGATCGCGCTCGTCGCGGCGCGCGTCAGTCGCAGATCCCGCTGA
- a CDS encoding DUF4328 domain-containing protein, which yields MDPAEFEKTFDADHDEAPAEAPRGFRDIRTRALIAQIALAINPLLYLVVLGIGVADVITSAASGAPTMLGDDFAAAANVVELVVRFGTAVAFIAWLHGASTNSYLLAEEAPEHGPSLAIGAWFIPCVSFWLPYQVVSEIDRRSDPERLGHTSGIVMAWWAAWVATLLLLYVAAVTEGAIAGLVWLALVALQVASATLAILVIRRIQKNQIALSTRADAHAIAAQFA from the coding sequence ATGGACCCAGCAGAATTCGAGAAGACCTTTGACGCCGATCACGACGAGGCGCCGGCCGAAGCGCCGCGAGGATTTCGCGACATCCGGACGCGCGCGCTGATCGCGCAGATCGCGCTCGCGATCAACCCGCTCCTCTACCTCGTGGTGCTCGGCATCGGGGTCGCCGACGTGATCACGTCCGCCGCGTCGGGCGCGCCGACGATGTTGGGCGACGACTTCGCGGCGGCCGCGAACGTCGTGGAGCTCGTGGTGCGCTTCGGCACCGCGGTCGCGTTCATCGCGTGGCTGCACGGCGCGAGCACGAACTCGTACCTGCTCGCCGAAGAAGCGCCGGAGCACGGCCCGAGCCTCGCGATCGGCGCGTGGTTCATCCCGTGTGTGAGCTTCTGGCTGCCGTACCAGGTCGTCAGCGAGATCGATCGGAGGAGCGATCCCGAGAGGCTCGGCCACACCTCGGGGATCGTGATGGCGTGGTGGGCCGCGTGGGTCGCCACGCTGCTGCTCCTCTACGTGGCCGCGGTCACCGAGGGCGCGATCGCCGGGCTCGTCTGGCTCGCGCTCGTCGCGCTGCAGGTCGCGTCCGCGACCCTCGCGATCCTGGTGATCCGCCGCATCCAGAAGAACCAGATCGCGCTCTCGACCCGCGCCGACGCGCACGCGATCGCCGCGCAGTTCGCCTGA
- a CDS encoding ATP-dependent helicase — protein sequence MTRLIPGLNEAQSAAVSHDDGPLLVLAGAGSGKTRVITHRIARLVKERMVPPDRILAVSFTNKAAEEMAERMAPLVGKERAQKLWLSTFHSFGVRFLQEEARTMLGETGDGRARFVIFDQADALGLVREIVKREGLADRKLDLWSVHARISLWKNKSLGPDEVPKSGGGEYDEVARDVYPHYEAALRSMRAFDFDDLVLAPVRFLKQREDVRQKWRERFRYMLIDEFQDTNKVQLDLVRLLANERSNVCVVGDDDQSIYGWRGAEVSNILDFDQFFPGATIVKLEQNYRSRAPICEIANAAIGRSSMRRLGKVLRATKNGGEMVRLCQVGDIEQEARFVAKEIRRLRADHGIKSSDVAVLYRSNLQARAIEEELRVEGVPYQVYGGTQFFDRKQVKDAVAYLRCVVHRQDELSLRRILNYPTRGIGDTTVTRVERWAMAKGVPFYDAVFRMDHIPEVPDAAKRGAAQLAAGLAEARERFATGTNLQASALSLFDRVGLVRELKESGDKDQQQRWGDVEYVLRAIERYEKTEAKERPSLATFLHRITMRFSEEEEETGDKVTLSSLHGSKGLEWPVVFLIGLNEGTLPHSRTTDPKVTEAAPTDVEEERRLFYVGVTRAQERLYLCRPIRREMRGKQIPLTPSRFLEGLPEALIEKVEHDDRAPVAHDEAVDLADALLARLRGG from the coding sequence ATGACGCGGCTCATCCCGGGATTGAACGAGGCGCAGTCGGCAGCGGTCTCCCACGACGACGGGCCCCTCCTGGTGCTCGCCGGGGCGGGCTCGGGCAAGACGCGCGTCATCACGCATCGCATCGCGCGGCTCGTGAAGGAGCGGATGGTGCCACCGGATCGCATCCTCGCGGTCTCGTTCACCAACAAGGCCGCCGAGGAGATGGCCGAGCGCATGGCGCCGCTCGTCGGCAAGGAGCGCGCGCAGAAGCTCTGGCTCTCGACGTTCCACTCGTTCGGCGTGCGCTTCCTCCAGGAAGAAGCGCGCACGATGCTCGGCGAGACCGGCGACGGGCGCGCGCGCTTCGTCATCTTCGATCAGGCCGACGCGCTGGGCCTGGTGCGCGAGATCGTGAAGCGCGAGGGGCTCGCGGATCGGAAGCTCGATCTGTGGTCGGTCCACGCCCGCATCTCGCTGTGGAAGAACAAGTCGCTCGGCCCCGACGAAGTGCCGAAGAGCGGCGGCGGCGAGTACGACGAGGTCGCGCGCGACGTCTATCCGCACTACGAGGCCGCGCTGCGCTCGATGCGCGCGTTCGACTTCGACGATCTCGTGCTCGCGCCGGTGCGCTTCCTGAAGCAGCGCGAGGACGTGCGGCAGAAGTGGCGCGAGCGCTTCCGCTACATGCTGATCGACGAGTTCCAGGACACCAACAAGGTCCAGCTCGATCTGGTGCGCCTGCTCGCGAACGAGCGCTCGAACGTGTGCGTCGTCGGCGACGACGATCAGTCGATCTACGGATGGCGCGGCGCCGAGGTCAGCAACATCCTCGACTTCGATCAGTTCTTCCCGGGCGCGACGATCGTGAAGCTCGAGCAGAACTACCGCTCGCGCGCGCCGATCTGCGAGATCGCGAACGCCGCCATCGGTCGCTCGTCGATGCGCCGCCTCGGCAAGGTGCTGCGCGCGACCAAGAACGGCGGCGAGATGGTGCGCCTCTGTCAGGTCGGCGACATCGAGCAGGAGGCGCGCTTCGTCGCGAAGGAGATCCGGAGGCTGCGCGCCGATCACGGCATCAAGTCGAGCGACGTCGCGGTGCTCTATCGCTCGAACCTGCAGGCCCGCGCGATCGAGGAGGAGCTGCGCGTCGAGGGCGTGCCCTACCAGGTCTACGGCGGCACGCAGTTCTTCGATCGCAAGCAGGTGAAGGACGCGGTCGCGTACCTGCGCTGCGTGGTGCACCGCCAGGACGAGCTCTCGCTGCGGCGCATCCTCAACTACCCGACACGCGGAATCGGGGACACGACGGTGACACGCGTCGAGCGCTGGGCGATGGCGAAGGGCGTGCCCTTCTACGACGCCGTGTTCCGCATGGATCACATCCCCGAGGTGCCCGACGCCGCGAAGCGGGGCGCGGCGCAGCTCGCGGCGGGGCTCGCGGAGGCGCGCGAGCGCTTCGCGACCGGCACGAACCTGCAGGCGAGCGCGCTCTCGCTCTTCGATCGTGTGGGCCTGGTGCGCGAGCTCAAGGAGAGCGGCGACAAGGATCAGCAGCAGCGCTGGGGCGACGTCGAGTACGTGCTGCGCGCGATCGAGCGCTACGAGAAGACCGAGGCGAAGGAGCGGCCTTCGCTCGCGACGTTCCTGCACCGCATCACGATGCGGTTCAGCGAAGAGGAGGAGGAGACCGGCGACAAGGTCACGCTCTCCTCGCTGCACGGATCGAAGGGCCTCGAGTGGCCGGTCGTGTTCCTGATCGGATTGAACGAGGGCACGCTGCCGCACTCGCGCACCACCGATCCCAAGGTGACCGAGGCCGCGCCGACCGACGTCGAAGAAGAACGTCGTCTGTTCTACGTCGGCGTCACGCGCGCCCAGGAGCGCTTGTATCTGTGCCGCCCGATCCGTCGCGAGATGCGGGGCAAGCAGATCCCGCTCACGCCGAGCCGCTTTCTCGAAGGGCTGCCCGAGGCGCTGATCGAGAAGGTCGAGCACGACGATCGCGCGCCGGTCGCCCACGACGAGGCGGTCGATCTCGCCGACGCGCTGCTCGCGCGGCTCCGCGGAGGCTGA
- a CDS encoding TIGR04222 domain-containing membrane protein: protein MSPFALVGPQFLFFYVALAAMVLALTLWARDRLARAPHDVPAERSVRALDPFEIAYLRDGARGAIAAALASLVHRGWARIEGSTFVGEPEAPSDPRASVYRKSARPIESASALERAVLAVVRASASTFRAIVARCGDQLAAIEGSLVSQGLVLSRRDLRGRRLLLRVPTLVLLGIGTARIAMGIAHHRPVLFLVMLVVASLAMLAIDVRSARTGRGDAALRMLEEHNAALRPTLEHAPQQLTDDELVLGSAIFGPGSLGGLLSPIGALAIPSPSTHSWSFGDSGYSHSCSSSHDHGGSSCGGGSSCGGGGDGGGGGCGGCGGGGGGD from the coding sequence ATGAGCCCCTTCGCGCTGGTCGGACCGCAGTTCCTGTTCTTCTACGTCGCGCTCGCCGCGATGGTGCTCGCGCTGACGCTCTGGGCGCGCGACCGGCTCGCGCGTGCGCCCCACGACGTGCCCGCGGAGCGCTCGGTGCGCGCGCTCGATCCGTTCGAGATCGCGTACCTGCGCGACGGCGCGCGCGGCGCGATCGCGGCGGCGCTCGCGTCCTTGGTCCACCGCGGATGGGCGCGCATCGAGGGCAGCACGTTCGTCGGCGAGCCCGAGGCGCCCTCCGATCCCAGGGCGAGCGTGTACCGGAAGAGCGCGCGCCCGATCGAGAGCGCGAGCGCGCTCGAGCGCGCGGTGCTGGCGGTGGTGCGCGCGTCCGCGAGCACGTTCCGGGCGATCGTCGCGCGCTGCGGCGATCAGCTCGCCGCGATCGAGGGGAGCCTGGTGTCGCAGGGCCTCGTGCTCTCGCGCCGCGACCTGCGGGGGCGACGGCTCCTGCTGCGGGTGCCGACGCTCGTGCTGCTCGGCATCGGGACGGCCCGCATCGCGATGGGCATCGCGCACCATCGCCCGGTGCTCTTCCTCGTGATGCTCGTCGTCGCGTCGCTCGCGATGCTCGCGATCGACGTGCGCTCGGCGCGCACCGGTCGCGGTGATGCGGCGCTCCGCATGCTCGAGGAGCACAACGCCGCGCTGCGCCCGACGCTCGAGCACGCGCCGCAGCAGCTCACCGACGACGAGCTGGTGCTCGGCAGCGCGATCTTCGGCCCGGGCTCGCTCGGAGGCCTGCTCTCGCCGATCGGGGCCCTCGCGATTCCGTCTCCGTCCACTCACTCGTGGTCCTTCGGCGACAGCGGGTACTCGCACTCGTGCTCGAGCAGCCACGACCACGGCGGCAGCAGCTGCGGCGGGGGCAGCAGCTGCGGTGGCGGTGGTGATGGCGGTGGTGGCGGATGCGGGGGCTGCGGTGGTGGTGGCGGCGGTGACTGA